Proteins encoded within one genomic window of Rhinoderma darwinii isolate aRhiDar2 chromosome 5, aRhiDar2.hap1, whole genome shotgun sequence:
- the SMIM13 gene encoding small integral membrane protein 13 has product MWQSVGLTFLVFVATLICVLLFMLCGWYVVWHLFLSKFKFLRELVCDSGSLQGDSESSESVAESESPSTPQRTRPKTARQRRVPADEAS; this is encoded by the exons ATGTGGCAGAGTGTTGGTTTAACGTTCCTGGTCTTCGTGGCCACATTGATCTGTGTTCTGCTGTTTATGCTGTGTG GTTGGTACGTTGTGTGGCATCTGTTCTTGTCTAAGTTTAAGTTCCTCAGAGAACTTGTTTGTGACAGCGGATCCCTGCAAGGAGATAGTGAGTCATCAGAATCTGTTGCTGAGTCAGAATCTCCATCCACTCCACAAAGAACCAGACCAAAGACTGCGCGACAGAGGAGAGTCCCAGCAGATGAAGCAAGTTAA